In Microbacterium lushaniae, the following are encoded in one genomic region:
- a CDS encoding TM0106 family RecB-like putative nuclease has translation MRYIENEGRIVWSASDLKAAAECEFAWLRAIDAKLGRVAAVEDPDDPTLERAGRLGTAHELRTLEAYRARYGAGVVEIPETRSSDAAALADAVERTRAALASDADVIYQAAFATDEFVGFADFLVRDPSTGSGAGAGTVRGPWLVQDTKLARRARVTALMQLAAYVDQLDRLGVPRSDRVELLLGDGTVSTHDVDDLLPVFGLRRERLRALIADRRVDLGAAGEPIAWADPRGDLAVVACGRCPTCELEVVVHRDLLLVAGMRPVQRARLTAAGIRTIDALAGATEAPDGMSADTFASLRTQAKLQLQSPDPAAADAAAVPVYEVVAPQALGALPRPDLGDLFFDFEGDPLYTEGESGQWGLDYLFGWIDMREQYSALWAHDFAAEKAALERFLDLIALRRSQHPDMHIYHYAPYEPAHLLTMAARYGVREGDVDRLLREGVFVDLYPIVRRALRVGSRSYSIKKLEPLYMGDEVRTSDVQRGDDSIVRYVEARALADDGDTAASEAILADLADYNRYDCVSTRRLRDWLVDRAREAGLVPARGLEPDEVVYAESPRATALQRWAADAPEAQAGALRLGAAAIDYYPREAKSFWATHFLRLREPVSVWEDTRDVVVVDAARSRVLTDWHFAESGRGAERRILQLRGDVAPGTRLTAGGEPFAIYDLPAPFPYQPRPRWIHGARWVRVVDVLDDGAIVEETAVDGNTWSELPLALTPAAPPRAGNQQAAIDAWADAALAAAPQLPADAATDILLRRPPRTQGQGALTPSAGDDVAAIVRSVADRDRSYLAVQGPPGTGKTYVGSHVIARLVAERGYKIGVVAQSHAVVEHMLDRVVAAGVPASLVAKTPKDPEAKTSFTPLPRNGLAAFTAEHASGGFVVGGTAWDFSHEGRIPRGSLDLLVIDEAGQFSLASTIAVSLAAPRLLLLGDPQQLPQVSQGTHPEPVDTSALGWVMDGAEVVPPEYGYFLSRTWRMHPRVAGPVSRLSYEGKLASHPSTALRELEGIEPGVHPIPLRHSGNATSSPEEAAEVVRIVSDLVGRSWTATDVDDDGAVRMLAPRPLAPEDIIVVTPYNAQQVAVEEALAASGFPTVPVGTVDRFQGQEAVVAIVSLAASSGRDAPRGPEFLLLANRINVALSRAMQAAYLVYSPGLLDDLPRTPEGVARLSAFARLVAAATPAATLVPA, from the coding sequence ATGCGCTACATCGAGAACGAAGGCCGGATCGTCTGGAGCGCGAGCGACCTCAAAGCGGCGGCCGAGTGCGAGTTCGCCTGGCTGCGTGCGATCGACGCGAAGCTCGGCCGGGTCGCCGCCGTGGAAGACCCCGACGACCCGACCCTCGAGCGGGCGGGGCGCCTGGGGACGGCGCACGAACTGCGCACCCTGGAGGCGTACCGCGCGCGGTACGGCGCCGGAGTCGTGGAGATCCCCGAGACGCGCTCCTCGGATGCGGCGGCGCTCGCCGACGCGGTGGAGCGCACACGCGCGGCCCTGGCCTCCGACGCCGACGTGATCTATCAGGCCGCCTTCGCCACCGACGAGTTCGTGGGGTTCGCCGACTTCCTCGTGCGCGACCCTTCGACCGGCTCAGGGGCCGGGGCGGGGACCGTGCGCGGGCCATGGCTCGTGCAGGACACCAAGCTCGCCCGGCGCGCGCGGGTGACCGCGCTCATGCAGTTGGCGGCATACGTCGACCAGCTCGATCGCCTCGGCGTCCCGCGGTCCGACCGCGTCGAGCTTCTCCTCGGTGACGGGACCGTCAGCACGCACGACGTCGACGACCTGCTGCCCGTCTTCGGACTGCGGCGCGAGCGCCTGCGCGCGCTCATCGCCGACCGCCGCGTCGACCTCGGCGCCGCGGGCGAGCCGATCGCGTGGGCAGACCCGCGCGGCGACCTCGCCGTGGTCGCATGCGGGCGCTGCCCCACGTGCGAGCTCGAGGTCGTCGTCCACCGCGACCTGCTGCTGGTCGCCGGCATGCGCCCCGTTCAGCGGGCCCGTCTCACGGCGGCGGGCATCCGCACGATCGATGCGCTCGCCGGTGCGACCGAGGCGCCCGACGGCATGAGCGCCGACACCTTCGCGTCGCTGCGCACGCAGGCGAAGCTGCAGCTGCAGAGCCCAGACCCCGCTGCGGCAGACGCTGCGGCGGTGCCGGTGTACGAGGTCGTGGCGCCGCAGGCGCTGGGCGCGCTGCCGCGTCCCGACCTGGGCGATCTCTTCTTCGACTTCGAGGGCGACCCCCTCTACACCGAGGGTGAGAGCGGCCAGTGGGGGCTGGACTACCTCTTCGGCTGGATCGACATGCGCGAGCAGTACTCGGCGCTGTGGGCGCACGACTTCGCCGCCGAGAAGGCGGCGCTGGAGCGGTTCCTCGACCTCATCGCGCTGCGGCGGTCGCAGCATCCCGACATGCACATCTATCACTACGCGCCCTACGAGCCGGCCCACCTGCTCACGATGGCGGCGCGCTACGGCGTGCGGGAGGGCGACGTCGACCGCCTGCTGCGCGAAGGCGTCTTCGTCGACCTGTATCCCATCGTGCGCCGCGCGCTGCGCGTGGGGTCGCGGTCGTACTCGATCAAGAAGCTCGAGCCGCTGTACATGGGCGACGAGGTGCGCACCTCCGACGTGCAGCGCGGCGACGACTCGATCGTGCGGTACGTGGAGGCGCGGGCACTCGCCGACGACGGCGACACCGCCGCGTCCGAGGCGATCCTCGCCGACCTCGCCGACTACAACCGCTACGACTGCGTCTCCACGCGGCGCCTGCGCGACTGGCTCGTCGACCGTGCCCGCGAGGCGGGGCTGGTGCCGGCCCGCGGACTCGAGCCCGACGAGGTCGTCTACGCCGAGTCGCCGCGGGCGACCGCCCTGCAGCGGTGGGCGGCCGACGCGCCCGAGGCCCAGGCCGGTGCGCTGCGGCTGGGCGCGGCGGCCATCGATTACTACCCGCGCGAGGCGAAGTCCTTCTGGGCCACGCATTTCCTGCGCCTGCGCGAACCGGTCTCGGTGTGGGAGGACACGCGCGATGTCGTCGTGGTGGATGCCGCGCGCTCCCGCGTGCTGACCGACTGGCACTTCGCCGAGTCGGGAAGGGGAGCAGAACGCCGCATCCTGCAGCTGCGGGGCGATGTCGCCCCCGGCACCCGCCTCACCGCGGGGGGCGAGCCGTTCGCGATCTACGACCTGCCCGCGCCGTTCCCCTACCAGCCGCGCCCGCGGTGGATCCACGGCGCACGGTGGGTGCGTGTTGTCGACGTGCTCGACGACGGCGCGATCGTGGAGGAGACCGCCGTCGACGGCAACACCTGGAGCGAGCTGCCGCTGGCCCTCACGCCCGCCGCCCCGCCGCGCGCGGGCAACCAGCAGGCCGCGATCGACGCGTGGGCGGATGCCGCACTGGCCGCAGCCCCGCAGCTTCCGGCCGACGCTGCCACCGACATCCTGCTGCGCCGCCCGCCGCGCACGCAGGGACAGGGGGCGCTCACGCCCTCCGCGGGCGACGACGTCGCCGCGATCGTGCGCAGCGTCGCCGACCGGGACCGCAGCTATCTCGCCGTGCAGGGCCCGCCCGGGACGGGGAAGACCTACGTCGGCTCCCACGTCATCGCTCGACTGGTTGCCGAGCGCGGGTACAAGATCGGTGTCGTGGCGCAGTCGCACGCCGTCGTGGAGCACATGCTCGACCGCGTGGTCGCCGCAGGGGTGCCGGCATCCCTCGTGGCGAAGACCCCGAAGGACCCGGAGGCGAAGACCTCCTTCACGCCGCTCCCGCGCAACGGCCTCGCCGCCTTCACCGCCGAGCACGCGTCGGGCGGATTCGTCGTGGGTGGCACGGCGTGGGACTTCTCCCACGAGGGACGCATCCCGCGCGGGAGCCTCGACCTCCTCGTCATCGACGAGGCGGGCCAGTTCTCCCTCGCCTCCACGATCGCCGTCTCGCTCGCCGCGCCGCGCCTGCTGCTGCTGGGCGACCCGCAGCAGCTGCCGCAGGTGTCGCAGGGCACGCACCCCGAGCCGGTGGACACCTCGGCGCTGGGCTGGGTGATGGACGGCGCCGAAGTCGTGCCGCCGGAGTACGGCTACTTCCTCTCGCGCACATGGCGCATGCATCCGCGGGTGGCCGGCCCCGTGTCGCGCCTGTCGTACGAGGGCAAGCTCGCCTCCCACCCCTCCACGGCCCTGCGCGAGCTCGAGGGCATCGAGCCGGGCGTGCATCCGATTCCGCTGCGGCACTCCGGCAACGCCACGTCCTCGCCCGAAGAGGCGGCCGAGGTCGTACGGATCGTGTCCGACCTCGTGGGCCGCTCGTGGACGGCCACCGACGTCGACGACGACGGCGCCGTGCGGATGCTGGCGCCCCGGCCGCTGGCGCCGGAGGACATCATCGTCGTGACGCCCTACAACGCCCAGCAGGTCGCGGTGGAGGAGGCGCTCGCCGCATCCGGGTTCCCCACCGTGCCGGTGGGCACCGTCGACCGGTTCCAGGGGCAGGAGGCGGTCGTGGCGATCGTGTCGCTCGCGGCATCCTCCGGGCGGGATGCGCCGCGCGGTCCGGAGTTCCTGCTGCTGGCCAACCGCATCAACGTCGCGCTGTCGCGTGCGATGCAGGCGGCGTACCTGGTCTACTCGCCCGGACTGCTCGACGACCTGCCGCGCACGCCCGAGGGTGTCGCGCGCCTGAGCGCCTTCGCGCGCCTGGTGGCCGCCGCCACCCCGGCAGCCACGCTCGTGCCCGCCTGA
- a CDS encoding NAD(+) synthase, giving the protein MSTSTSLPFASAYRHGFARVAACTIPVAIADPATNAESVLATARKCHDESVAVALFPELCLTGYAIDDLVLQDPVLDAVEAAVQRLVEASADLFPMLVVGAPLRHRNRLYNCAVVIHRGELLGVAPKSYLPNYREFYERRWYAAGDDQAGEDIRLGDLSAPFGPDLLFEALDVPGLVVHAEVCEDMFVPVPPSSEAALAGATVLLNMSGSPITIGRADDRNLLAQSQSLRCLAAYAYAAAGMGESTNDLSWDGQTMIYEGGQLLDTTERFPDGPRRSVADVDLDRLRQERLRQGTFDDNRRTYRPAFRTVPFVLAPPATDIGLRRSLDRFPFVPDDPARLAQDCYEAFNIQVSGLEQRLTAIGGPKPVIGVSGGIDSTHALLVVARAMDRMGRPRSDILAYTMPGFATSDRTRRNAIALAEALGASIETIDIRPAAEEMLRRLGHPFAAGEPVHDVTFENVQAGLRTDYLFRLANHHGGLVIGTSDMSELALGWATYGVGDHMSHYAVNLGVPKTLIQHIIRWVISAGEVDEAEDVLQSVLDTEISPELVPADAEGRMQSTEDRIGPYALHDFTLHHILRFGFRPSKIAFLAYQAWRDAEAGQWPPGFPDDARYAYDLPTIARWLEVFLQRYFAFAQFKRSAIPNGPKVSPSGSLSPRGDWRAPSDGNARAWLAELHAALPDVFPTA; this is encoded by the coding sequence GTGAGCACGAGCACGAGCCTTCCCTTCGCCAGCGCGTACCGGCACGGGTTCGCCCGCGTGGCCGCGTGCACGATCCCCGTCGCCATCGCCGACCCGGCCACCAACGCCGAGTCGGTCCTGGCCACCGCGCGGAAGTGCCACGACGAGTCCGTGGCCGTCGCGCTGTTCCCCGAGCTGTGCCTCACCGGCTACGCCATCGACGACCTCGTGCTGCAGGACCCCGTGCTGGATGCGGTGGAGGCGGCCGTGCAGCGGCTGGTCGAGGCATCCGCCGATCTGTTCCCGATGCTCGTCGTCGGAGCGCCGCTGCGTCACCGCAACCGCCTGTACAACTGCGCCGTCGTGATCCATCGCGGCGAGCTCCTGGGCGTGGCACCGAAGTCGTACCTGCCCAACTATCGCGAGTTCTACGAGCGGCGGTGGTACGCCGCCGGCGACGACCAGGCCGGCGAAGACATCCGCCTGGGCGACCTGTCCGCTCCGTTCGGACCGGATCTGCTCTTCGAGGCGCTGGATGTCCCCGGCCTCGTCGTGCACGCCGAGGTGTGCGAAGACATGTTCGTGCCCGTGCCGCCCTCGTCCGAGGCGGCGCTGGCCGGTGCCACCGTGCTGCTGAACATGTCGGGCAGTCCCATCACGATCGGACGCGCGGATGACCGCAACCTGCTGGCGCAGTCGCAGTCGCTGCGGTGCCTGGCGGCGTACGCGTACGCGGCGGCGGGCATGGGCGAGTCGACCAACGACCTGTCGTGGGACGGCCAGACGATGATCTACGAGGGCGGCCAGCTCCTCGACACGACCGAGCGGTTCCCCGACGGGCCGCGCCGCAGCGTCGCCGACGTCGACCTCGACAGGCTCCGCCAGGAGCGCCTCCGCCAGGGCACCTTCGACGACAACCGCCGCACGTACCGGCCGGCCTTCCGCACCGTGCCGTTCGTCCTCGCCCCGCCCGCGACCGACATCGGGCTGCGCCGCTCGCTCGACCGGTTCCCCTTCGTGCCCGACGACCCCGCGCGCCTCGCGCAGGACTGCTACGAGGCGTTCAACATCCAGGTGTCCGGACTCGAGCAGCGCCTCACCGCGATCGGCGGACCCAAGCCCGTCATCGGCGTCAGCGGGGGCATCGACTCCACGCACGCGCTGCTCGTGGTCGCCAGGGCGATGGACCGCATGGGGCGGCCCCGCAGCGACATCCTGGCGTACACGATGCCCGGGTTCGCCACGAGCGACCGCACGCGCCGGAACGCCATCGCACTGGCGGAGGCGCTCGGCGCATCCATCGAGACCATCGACATCCGCCCGGCCGCCGAGGAGATGCTCCGCCGGCTCGGTCACCCGTTCGCCGCCGGCGAGCCCGTGCACGATGTGACCTTCGAGAACGTGCAGGCGGGCCTGCGCACCGACTACCTATTCCGCCTCGCCAACCACCACGGCGGCCTCGTCATCGGCACGTCCGACATGTCCGAGCTGGCCCTCGGCTGGGCCACGTACGGCGTCGGCGACCACATGAGCCATTACGCCGTCAACCTCGGCGTGCCCAAGACCCTCATCCAGCACATCATCCGCTGGGTCATCTCGGCGGGCGAGGTCGACGAGGCCGAAGACGTGCTGCAGTCGGTGCTGGACACCGAGATCAGCCCCGAGCTCGTGCCCGCCGACGCCGAGGGGCGGATGCAGTCGACCGAGGACCGCATCGGCCCGTACGCGCTGCACGACTTCACGCTGCACCACATCCTGCGGTTCGGATTCCGCCCCTCCAAGATCGCGTTCCTCGCGTACCAGGCGTGGCGCGATGCCGAGGCGGGCCAGTGGCCTCCCGGGTTCCCCGACGACGCGCGCTACGCCTACGACCTGCCTACGATCGCGCGGTGGCTCGAGGTGTTCCTGCAGCGGTACTTCGCGTTCGCGCAGTTCAAGCGCTCGGCCATCCCGAACGGCCCCAAGGTCTCTCCGTCGGGGTCGCTGTCGCCCCGCGGCGACTGGCGCGCCCCCTCCGACGGCAACGCGCGCGCGTGGCTGGCGGAGCTGCACGCCGCCCTCCCCGACGTCTTCCCCACCGCCTGA
- a CDS encoding lipase maturation factor family protein has protein sequence MDGFAAIDFTLAREVLQRGIAAVYVVAFLSSAAQFRALLGEEGLLPAPRLLEWVRSGTRARGRMLHPTVFRWWRYTDRRLLAVCGAGGAVAAALVFGLPQLGPPWVPMLCFLFVWLAYMSIVSLGQTFYGFGWEMLLLEAGFLAAFLGSADQPPPTVVIVLLWWLLFRLEFGAGMIKIRGGREWRDLSALTYHHETQPLPGPLSRQAHLLPRWFHELEVLGNHFAQLVVPWFLFAPLLGVWIPWPGFAWIGTIAAGIVIATQLWLVATGNFAWLNVITIVLGFSAVSIPGSGAPADVPLYWLLITGAVAAMYVVLSWPALRNLAARRQLMNASFNRWNLANAYGAFGTVTKRRVEYIIEGTAAADPDDPGAVWLEYGFRGKPGDIRRIPPQVAPYHLRLDWLMWFLPLGRSLEDWFTRFVVRLLEADPRMLRLLRHDPFDGSRPAWVRVHAYHYRFTTRAEHRVSGAVWHRTLEGEVLGPVRSPASG, from the coding sequence ATGGACGGCTTCGCCGCGATCGACTTCACCCTGGCCCGGGAGGTGCTCCAGCGGGGCATCGCCGCGGTGTACGTCGTGGCGTTCCTGTCCTCCGCCGCGCAGTTCCGCGCCCTGCTGGGCGAGGAGGGTCTGCTCCCGGCCCCGCGGCTGCTGGAGTGGGTGCGCTCGGGTACGCGCGCGCGTGGGCGGATGCTGCATCCCACCGTCTTCCGCTGGTGGCGGTACACCGACCGCCGGCTTCTCGCGGTGTGCGGCGCGGGCGGCGCGGTGGCGGCGGCGCTGGTGTTCGGGCTCCCCCAGCTCGGTCCGCCGTGGGTGCCGATGCTGTGCTTCCTGTTCGTGTGGCTGGCGTACATGTCGATCGTCAGCCTCGGGCAGACCTTCTACGGCTTCGGCTGGGAGATGCTGCTGCTGGAGGCGGGGTTCCTCGCCGCCTTCCTCGGCTCGGCCGACCAGCCTCCCCCCACGGTCGTGATCGTGCTGTTGTGGTGGCTCCTGTTCCGGCTGGAGTTCGGCGCCGGCATGATCAAGATCCGCGGCGGGCGGGAGTGGCGCGATCTGAGCGCGCTGACCTACCACCACGAGACCCAGCCGCTGCCCGGTCCCCTCAGCCGCCAGGCCCACCTGCTGCCGCGGTGGTTCCACGAACTCGAAGTGCTCGGCAACCACTTCGCGCAGCTGGTCGTGCCGTGGTTCCTGTTCGCACCGCTCCTGGGCGTGTGGATCCCGTGGCCGGGCTTCGCGTGGATCGGCACGATCGCCGCCGGCATCGTGATCGCCACGCAGCTGTGGCTCGTGGCGACGGGCAACTTCGCGTGGCTGAACGTCATCACGATCGTCCTGGGATTCTCCGCCGTGAGCATCCCCGGATCGGGCGCGCCCGCCGACGTGCCGCTGTACTGGCTGCTGATCACCGGCGCCGTGGCGGCGATGTACGTCGTGCTGAGCTGGCCGGCGCTGCGCAACCTCGCCGCGCGCCGGCAGCTCATGAACGCGAGCTTCAACCGCTGGAACCTCGCCAACGCGTACGGTGCGTTCGGAACGGTGACCAAGCGGCGCGTCGAGTACATCATCGAGGGCACGGCGGCCGCCGACCCCGACGACCCCGGCGCCGTGTGGCTCGAGTACGGCTTCCGCGGCAAGCCGGGGGACATCCGCCGCATCCCCCCGCAGGTGGCGCCGTACCATCTGCGCCTGGACTGGCTGATGTGGTTCCTGCCGCTGGGCCGTTCACTCGAGGACTGGTTCACCCGTTTCGTCGTGCGCCTGCTGGAGGCCGACCCGCGGATGCTGCGGCTGCTGCGCCACGATCCCTTCGACGGCAGCCGGCCGGCGTGGGTGCGCGTGCACGCCTATCACTACCGCTTCACCACGCGCGCCGAGCACCGCGTCAGCGGAGCGGTGTGGCACCGGACGCTCGAGGGCGAGGTGCTCGGCCCCGTCCGCTCTCCCGCGAGCGGGTAG
- a CDS encoding nucleoside phosphorylase, whose protein sequence is MRLLVAAHESELVAFEPELPGFDRLLTGVGKLRATYALTRALDAAHYDEIVVVGTAGAIDPELEPGVYDIDATVQHDVTDLAGVRGQHVSLPPRMTLALEGATIATGDSFVDDADAVAVIRRLGAGLVDMESFAYAWVAAQFGVPIRILKAVSDRAQDGATQEWDTAVIECSRQLRERIREVYGV, encoded by the coding sequence GTGAGACTCCTCGTCGCCGCCCACGAATCCGAACTCGTCGCCTTCGAGCCCGAACTGCCGGGCTTCGACCGGCTCCTCACCGGCGTCGGAAAGCTCCGCGCCACCTACGCGCTGACCCGCGCGCTGGATGCCGCGCATTACGACGAGATCGTCGTCGTCGGCACCGCGGGTGCGATCGACCCTGAACTCGAGCCGGGCGTGTACGACATCGATGCGACGGTGCAGCACGACGTCACGGATCTGGCGGGCGTACGCGGCCAGCATGTGTCGCTGCCACCGCGGATGACCCTCGCCCTCGAGGGGGCCACGATCGCCACGGGCGACTCGTTCGTCGACGACGCGGACGCCGTCGCCGTCATCCGCCGCCTGGGGGCGGGCCTGGTGGACATGGAGTCGTTCGCCTACGCGTGGGTGGCTGCCCAGTTCGGCGTGCCGATCCGCATCCTCAAGGCCGTCTCCGATCGCGCGCAGGACGGCGCGACGCAGGAGTGGGACACGGCCGTCATCGAGTGCTCTCGTCAGCTGCGCGAGCGCATCCGCGAGGTCTACGGCGTCTGA
- a CDS encoding MFS transporter, producing MSPSSGYPPTRDIELPPSHRWRAYWIAVSVAALTILDLSKVNVALPAIETALSADPTQVQLIVSGFILTFGLVLVPAGRLGDQRSRRVLFLVGLSLYLLTSLGCALAPDATLLLVFRLLQGVAAGIQMPQVLGLIQQLFVGAERGRAFGLFGATISIATAFGPTLGGLLIAVGGEADGWRLIFWMNVPLVIIVMALAAWLLPDTRTRSRRPLDLDPVGVVLFGLSVLAFLWPFLFTTGAPGDDPRRWWLLVVCVFFVAMFLLWEHRYAARGRVPLIPFSVFKRVSYRNGVLVSTAYFAGAPAMFLLGTLYLQFGLGLEPVFAGMVTIGFAAASALSSWVGGVYVSRIGRPLVVWGLVGLLVSVGGLVLAVIFTSPEWTPWVMAAVMVLSGLAAGVVISPNQTLTLAEVPVRQGGVAGSIGQLGQRIGTAVGTAVALALFYATVYREKGTEPDVVVFHDAYAVGMTSVGVFLGLALIAAVVDLASRRRDGEAPLPAAPDQTP from the coding sequence ATGTCACCGTCATCCGGGTATCCGCCTACGCGCGATATCGAGCTTCCGCCGTCGCACCGGTGGCGCGCGTACTGGATCGCCGTGTCGGTGGCCGCCCTCACGATCCTGGATCTGAGCAAGGTCAACGTCGCGCTCCCCGCGATCGAGACGGCACTGAGCGCGGATCCCACGCAGGTCCAGCTCATCGTGTCGGGGTTCATCCTCACGTTCGGACTCGTGCTCGTCCCGGCCGGGCGCCTGGGCGACCAGCGGTCGCGTCGCGTGCTGTTCCTCGTCGGTCTGTCGCTGTATCTCCTGACGAGCCTGGGATGCGCCCTCGCCCCGGATGCGACGCTGCTGCTGGTCTTCCGGCTGCTGCAGGGGGTCGCCGCCGGTATCCAGATGCCGCAGGTGCTGGGGCTCATCCAGCAGCTGTTCGTCGGGGCCGAGCGGGGCAGGGCGTTCGGGCTGTTCGGGGCGACGATCAGCATCGCGACGGCCTTCGGCCCCACCCTGGGCGGCCTCCTGATCGCCGTGGGGGGCGAAGCCGACGGATGGCGGCTGATCTTCTGGATGAACGTGCCGCTGGTGATCATCGTGATGGCGCTGGCGGCGTGGCTGCTTCCCGATACGCGGACGCGGTCGCGCCGCCCGCTCGACCTCGACCCGGTCGGCGTCGTCCTGTTCGGCCTGAGCGTGCTGGCCTTCCTGTGGCCGTTCCTGTTCACCACGGGGGCGCCCGGCGACGACCCGCGCCGCTGGTGGCTGCTGGTGGTCTGCGTCTTCTTCGTCGCGATGTTCCTGCTGTGGGAGCACCGCTACGCCGCCCGCGGGCGGGTGCCGCTCATCCCGTTCTCGGTGTTCAAGCGGGTCTCGTACCGCAACGGCGTACTCGTGTCCACGGCGTACTTCGCCGGAGCCCCGGCGATGTTCCTCCTCGGGACGCTGTACCTTCAGTTCGGTCTGGGACTGGAGCCGGTGTTCGCGGGCATGGTGACGATCGGCTTCGCCGCCGCATCCGCACTCTCCTCGTGGGTGGGCGGCGTGTACGTCAGCCGGATCGGACGGCCCCTGGTCGTGTGGGGACTGGTGGGGCTGCTGGTGAGCGTCGGAGGACTCGTGCTGGCGGTGATATTCACGTCGCCGGAGTGGACGCCGTGGGTCATGGCCGCCGTGATGGTCCTCAGCGGATTGGCCGCCGGCGTCGTGATCTCGCCGAACCAGACGCTCACGCTCGCCGAGGTGCCGGTCCGCCAGGGCGGCGTCGCCGGCTCGATCGGCCAGCTCGGCCAGCGGATCGGCACGGCGGTGGGAACGGCGGTGGCCTTGGCCCTGTTCTACGCCACCGTGTACCGCGAGAAGGGCACGGAGCCCGACGTCGTGGTCTTCCACGACGCGTACGCCGTCGGCATGACGTCGGTGGGCGTGTTCCTCGGGCTCGCGCTCATCGCCGCGGTCGTCGACCTGGCCTCGCGCCGTCGCGACGGCGAGGCGCCTCTTCCGGCCGCGCCGGATCAGACGCCGTAG